A single Eremothecium sinecaudum strain ATCC 58844 chromosome VIII, complete sequence DNA region contains:
- the UBR1 gene encoding E3 ubiquitin-protein ligase UBR1 (Syntenic homolog of Ashbya gossypii AAL146W; Syntenic homolog of Saccharomyces cerevisiae YGR184C (UBR1)), translating into MIKESHQEVQIHIRNTLESIHDILYFKSPRGPQERAEMDKVLKCFIFRYFYFMLSDNGKLLPLMFTSVQGDKFPSSVEDAMNVDPSSLLSLSKSDSFYNIDESANPKNHNHKGRNCGRSFQPGEPLYRCQECAYDDTCVLCIRCFNPLDHVNHHVSTHICSEFNDGICDCGDVEAWNVELNCKAEEDDNSSLDEEIARLFENDHISQLFETVLSELFDHFIEVFNQNIEPLPTIQNDLTVRLRELIQSGKINEKRELLNALAYRNRYMEAKNESTHDLEEPSTSTDSLRDYAVLIYNDEYHNYSQATAALRQGGPDSKHTDVLTARIDSEGRVILNCSNDVSSLFNGFFSVQTNGLSAILIPWSEYIHQEVCKYMIHWVKNCLLVPNPAFQKVFREAIGKVLCAEYDRAAETKDMTEVIDKHFKAKFNSQNIHRYADLSVLGKGNVIPLGHHKILTTEGLNTISVGLNDYEEPIHRKYVNSRLQQILFFDNRYWKKLRKDVQHTIIPTLASSVKYKPLFSDQVVQIFNHLTRSVTFMDREPQLSVLSDCVVQLFTCPTTVRNLFESGNFPDVMWSVIDIFTTFSKVDSGSLIWQRVQKSNPSKSYSYSFKHCLYAVETLLSKVENPNFLLRAPEFISLVTLCKLFNGAWKIKRKEGEHVLREDQNFIIYLEHTTSIYNTIQSINKVLETYRPLIDERYLLEAIRLLNEFLGHRTLPYKLVLDAYDVIAFTVSKQSVAFMNPVHCLLSYLVEKVPLKKAFEYMSSTKDFLTISDFPLRAVVLCAQIDVGFWVRNGMSVLHQSSYYKTNPALDAYRRDIHLNQLALLRENDDLSRVFYNMLDRWELLEWFTGEEQYERNVYEERISHILQQFVAFLYQILTERQFFRHFASNAEREAHDMKNFVVYSLLMKPLPYSELLKAVPDYMTDRTVLFDKVLKEICDYIEPKGLEDSGVFRLKTEIYREVDPLHLLNIKNDFEHTATIIKTHLANMHEDASKYLQPQLLMPKYMDEFAATLGDFTRTRVFAKFIYKLLQTCIEREDGTYAYELLHLLHAIFKDEELIRGKDSLPDAYITKPICNLLLLIDSKSKVFSENVLEKADYLLENMIIKKPSEIFESLVAYFGQEYVESYKARKINQGVHFEETEKERRKRLAKLRQQKIMKRFSKQQSKFAKENQDLVSNDESDNIDVDADNINFEHIMCSLCQDENSVDIFVIPAYHESSPVFLYGGDVPQTFAKDWEPFNNDSENLTVEDPIKLDSFKSASRGATKTFVSCNHTIHYECFRRYVQKKRFSDNLFICPLCQTLSNSVLPISSNQFVPSNVTIDDLLLEPHNKKNIEKFIDGKKEDNVTVNVLKEICRRNAYYRGESGFGVAHGFVACYLAFHWANTVCMIEIASRDDKNPHAALLRGKEQKLKTLKSLLNTICWFYKCFGPPKSEYYPFSVKCHVNRLFQYITRKALFSDTPISETLSHAFSVWIRNLVSKFISNSFKTDFEEVYQQAQNLGTIYESPPEYEPSWRRLIPAECLENPMLTKKIFDLTYTMVMKALLPNLRRCLLMLQTFSAALSSKTELQIEGISLPDGLDTTDFPTYFNKLIKLLTKSTFQTLLARSVNETYDDPFLDYYRMEYTGVVKLVNLAKHLNTYVTNAQELKLSNESNALQAKNVNRLDFKICLTCGVKVYSRGDGTELVKHVSNNCFKPYGLFLIPHESEVKLVLHHPHSHISIPAPYLNSHGEIGKNAIQRGDLATLSLQRYEHLNNLWLYNEIPGYISRIMGDEFRVSIISSGVVFNFDRNVLRRQMRGTVDHDVSSDEEDLVDDEDVGPDEETNLRWEVTPEEFFRDGILRLGGGPGQGRDIRDFFQFITNLRTDEQNETRAFQFTGNTPITHDQGGEEGGEREDADADADADADADADGDLDGDDRSRDDGADIDRQ; encoded by the coding sequence ATGATTAAAGAGTCCCACCAGGAGGTGCAGATACACATTAGGAATACTCTAGAGTCTATTCATGATATTTTGTATTTTAAGTCGCCTCGTGGGCCCCAGGAGAGGGCTGAGATGGATAAAGTTTTGAAGTGTTTTATATTCAGGTATTTTTACTTTATGTTATCAGACAATGGTAAGTTGTTGCCACTCATGTTTACGTCTGTACAAGGAGATAAGTTTCCGTCTTCTGTTGAGGATGCAATGAACGTCGACCCATCGTCACTGCTGTCTCTGTCAAAATCCGATTCATTTTACAATATTGATGAATCGGCTAACCCTAAAAATCATAACCACAAGGGAAGAAACTGTGGTCGTTCTTTTCAGCCAGGTGAGCCCCTCTACAGGTGTCAGGAATGTGCTTACGACGACACCTGTGTATTGTGCATAAGATGTTTTAATCCTCTTGATCATGTAAACCATCATGTCTCTACTCACATATGCAGTGAATTTAACGATGGTATATGTGATTGTGGAGACGTCGAGGCTTGGAATGTAGAGCTGAACTGCAAGGCTGAGGAGGATGATAATTCGTCACTTGATGAGGAGATTGCGCGCCTGTTTGAGAACGATCATATATCACAGCTATTTGAAACGGTTCTGAGCGAGTTATTTGATCATTTCATAGAGGTTTTTAACCAGAATATTGAACCGCTACCCACCATTCAAAACGATTTAACCGTAAGACTACGGGAACTTATACAAAGTGGTAAAATTAATGAAAAAAGGGAGTTACTGAACGCATTAGCATATAGAAATAGGTACATGGAAGCAAAGAATGAATCAACGCATGATTTGGAAGAACCGAGTACTTCAACTGACTCCTTGAGGGATTATGCTGTTTTGATTTATAATGACGAATATCATAACTATTCCCAAGCCACAGCGGCTTTGCGACAAGGTGGTCCCGATAGTAAACATACAGATGTCCTCACAGCTAGAATAGATAGTGAAGGACGTGTAATATTGAATTGCTCTAATGATGTATCATCCTTGTTTAATGGGTTTTTCTCTGTCCAGACTAACGGTCTCAGCGCAATATTAATTCCGTGGTCTGAATACATTCATCAGGAAGTTTGTAAATATATGATTCACTGGGTAAAAAACTGTTTATTAGTTCCCAATCCAGCCTTCCAAAAGGTTTTCAGAGAGGCTATAGGTAAAGTTTTGTGCGCAGAGTATGACCGAGCTGCAGAGACAAAGGATATGACAGAGGTCATTGATAAGCATTTTAAGGCGAAATTCAACTCTCAGAATATTCATAGATATGCAGATCTCTCTGTTTTGGGTAAAGGTAACGTTATACCACTTGGTCATCATAAAATTTTAACAACAGAGGGACTCAATACCATTTCTGTTGGTCTGAACGACTATGAGGAGCCAATTCACAGGAAATATGTTAACAGTAGATTACAACAGATATTATTTTTTGACAATCGGTATTGGAAGAAACTGAGAAAAGATGTGCAACATACCATCATCCCTACTTTGGCTTCTTCAGTTAAATATAAGCCATTGTTCAGTGATCAAGTTGTTCAGATTTTTAATCATTTAACTAGGTCTGTGACATTTATGGATAGGGAACCTCAACTAAGTGTTTTAAGTGACTGTGTGGTCCAGCTATTTACATGCCCCACTACAGTTAGAAATCTTTTTGAAAGTGGTAACTTCCCTGATGTCATGTGGTCAGTTATTGATATCTTTACAACGTTTTCTAAAGTTGATAGCGGCTCATTAATATGGCAGCGGGTCCAAAAAAGTAATCCAAGCAAATCCTACAGTTACTCCTTTAAACACTGCTTGTATGCTGTTGAGACGTTGCTAAGCAAAGTTGAAAATCCGAACTTTTTGCTGAGAGCGCCGGAGTTTATTTCACTTGTAACGCTGTGTAAGCTATTCAACGGTGCTTGGAAAATTAAAAGGAAAGAAGGAGAGCATGTCCTTAGGGAAGATCAAAATTTCATCATATATCTGGAGCACACAACCTCGATCTATAACACAATCCAATCGATAAACAAAGTGTTGGAGACTTATAGACCCTTGATAGATGAAAGATATCTGTTAGAAGCCATTAGGCTATTGAATGAATTTTTAGGTCACAGAACGCTTCCGTATAAGTTAGTATTGGATGCATATGATGTCATAGCTTTTACTGTTAGTAAACAAAGTGTGGCGTTTATGAATCCTGTACACTGCTTGCTTTCATATCTGGTAGAAAAAGTACCATTGAAGAAAGCCTTCGAATATATGTCATCAACAAAAGATTTCTTAACAATTTCGGATTTTCCATTACGTGCAGTTGTGCTATGCGCACAGATTGACGTTGGTTTTTGGGTTAGGAATGGTATGTCTGTTTTACACCAATCTTCCTATTACAAAACAAACCCAGCGCTTGATGCGTATAGGAGAGATATCCACTTAAATCAATTAGCCTTGTTGAGAGAAAATGATGATTTATCAAGGGTATTTTATAATATGTTGGACAGGTGGGAGCTATTGGAATGGTTTACAGGTGAAGAGCAATATGAGCGAAACGTTTACGAAGAGCGTATATCTCATATCTTACAGCAGTTTGTGGCTTTCTTGTATCAGATATTAACAGAAAGGCAATTTTTTAGACATTTTGCTTCCAATGCTGAACGCGAAGCCCACGATATGAAAAACTTTGTCGTGTATAGTTTATTGATGAAACCATTACCTTACTCGGAACTATTGAAGGCGGTACCTGATTATATGACGGATCGTACGGTATTGTTTGATAAGGTTTTGAAAGAAATATGTGATTATATCGAGCCGAAAGGGTTAGAAGATAGTGGTGTTTTTAGGCTGAAGACTGAAATTTACCGTGAAGTTGATCCGTTACATTTGCTAAATATCAAGAATGATTTTGAACATACGGCAACTATAATTAAAACCCACTTAGCCAATATGCATGAAGATGCATCAAAATATCTACAACCACAACTGCTAATGCCAAAATATATGGACGAATTCGCTGCTACTTTGGGAGATTTTACTAGGACGAGAGTCTTTGCTAAATTTATTTACAAGTTGTTGCAGACATGTATCGAAAGGGAGGATGGAACGTATGCTTATGAATTGTTGCACCTACTTCATGCAATATTCAAAGACGAAGAATTGATTCGTGGTAAAGATTCGCTGCCAGATGCATACATTACAAAACCGATCTGCAACCTGTTGTTACTGATTGATTCGAAATCTAAAGTGTTTTCAGAAAATGTTTTGGAGAAGGCAGATTATTTACTGGAAAATATGATCATAAAGAAGCCATCAGAAATATTTGAATCATTAGTGGCATACTTCGGGCAAGAATATGTTGAGAGCTATAAGGCAAGGAAAATTAATCAGGGAGTTCATTTCGAAGAAACAGAAAAGGAGCGCAGGAAACGTCTTGCAAAACTCCGCCAGCAAAAGATTATGAAGAGATTCTCTAAACAACAAAGTAAATTTGCCAAAGAAAATCAGGATTTGGTTTCCAATGACGAGAGTGACAATATAGACGTAGATGCCGATAATATTAACTTTGAGCATATCATGTGTTCGCTATGCCAAGACGAAAATTCTGTTGATATATTTGTAATTCCAGCCTATCATGAAAGTTCTCCAGTGTTTTTGTATGGTGGTGACGTTCCTCAAACTTTTGCTAAGGACTGGGAACCTTTTAATAACGATAGCGAAAACTTAACTGTTGAAGACCCCATAAAGTTAGATTCATTTAAAAGTGCTAGCCGCGGGGCAACGAAGACGTTTGTATCTTGCAATCACACTATCCATTATGAATGCTTTAGGCGGTATGTCCAAAAAAAACGGTTTTCCGATAACCTATTTATTTGTCCATTATGTCAAACTTTGTCGAATTCTGTTCTACCTATCAGCAGTAACCAATTCGTACCCAGTAATGTAACCATTGATGATTTATTACTGGAACCACAtaacaaaaaaaatattgaaaagTTTATCGACGGAAAGAAAGAAGATAACGTTACTGTAAACGTCCTTAAGGAAATCTGCAGGAGAAATGCGTATTATCGTGGCGAATCAGGTTTTGGTGTTGCCCATGGCTTTGTTGCTTGTTATTTAGCATTTCATTGGGCTAACACTGTCTGTATGATTGAAATAGCATCCAGAGATGACAAAAATCCACATGCTGCTCTCCTTAGAGGTAAGGAGCAAAAGCTAAAGACATTAAAGAGTTTATTGAATACCATATGTTGGTTTTATAAGTGTTTTGGGCCACCAAAGTCGGAGTATTACCCGTTCAGTGTTAAGTGTCACGTTAATCGTCTCTTCCAATATATAACAAGGAAAGCGCTGTTTTCGGACACTCCGATCTCTGAAACTCTCTCTCACGCGTTTTCTGTATGGATTAGGAATTTGGTGTCAAAGTTCATAAGCAATTCGTTCAAGACCGATTTCGAAGAGGTTTACCAACAAGCTCAGAATTTGGGAACAATTTACGAATCGCCACCAGAATATGAACCTTCGTGGAGGCGCCTCATACCAGCTGAGTGTTTAGAGAATCCGATGCTGACAAAAAAGATATTTGATTTGACGTATACTATGGTGATGAAGGCATTGTTACCAAATTTGAGGCGCTGTTTGCTGATGTTGCAAACCTTTTCGGCTGCATTGTCTTCAAAAACTGAGCTACAGATAGAAGGAATCAGTCTACCAGACGGTCTAGATACAACTGATTTCCCGACTTACTTCAATAAGTTAATAAAACTTCTTACAAAGAGCACCTTTCAAACTTTGTTGGCTAGGTCAGTCAATGAAACTTATGATGATCCATTTTTGGATTATTATCGTATGGAATACACTGGGGTTGTCAAGTTGGTTAATTTAGCAAAACACTTGAACACTTACGTAACAAACGCCCAAGAGCTCAAGTTAAGCAATGAATCAAATGCCTTACAAGCAAAGAACGTTAATAGATTGGATTTTAAAATATGTCTGACATGTGGTGTAAAAGTATACTCAAGGGGAGATGGAACCGAATTGGTAAAACATGTATCAAATAACTGTTTCAAGCCATACGGGCTTTTCTTAATCCCGCATGAAAGTGAGGTTAAGTTGGTTTTGCATCATCCACATTCTCACATCTCAATACCTGCTCCATATCTAAATTCTCATGGTGAGATTGGAAAGAACGCAATTCAACGCGGTGACTTGGCAACCTTGTCCTTGCAACGTTATGAACATCTGAACAACTTATGGTTGTATAATGAGATTCCTGGATATATAAGCAGAATTATGGGTGATGAATTTAGGGTTTCGATCATTTCTAGTGGCGTGGTGTTCAATTTTGATAGAAATGTTTTGAGAAGGCAGATGCGCGGAACTGTCGATCACGATGTAAGCAGTGATGAGGAAGACCTtgttgatgatgaagatgtGGGTCCTGATGAAGAAACTAATCTTAGATGGGAAGTTACCCCAGAAGAATTTTTCCGGGATGGAATTCTCAGGCTAGGTGGAGGTCCTGGACAAGGAAGGGATATTAGGGATTTCTTCCAATTCATCACCAATCTAAGAACGGATGAACAAAATGAAACGCGTGCGTTCCAATTCACAGGCAATACGCCTATAACACATGATCAGGGTGGAGAAGAAGGTGGAGAAAGAGAGGATGCTGATGCTGATGCTGATGCAGATGCTGATGCTGATGCTGATGGAGATTTAGATGGCGATGATAGAAGTCGTGACGACGGTGCTGATATAGATCGCCAATGA